In the genome of Candoia aspera isolate rCanAsp1 chromosome 1, rCanAsp1.hap2, whole genome shotgun sequence, one region contains:
- the PELI1 gene encoding E3 ubiquitin-protein ligase pellino homolog 1, which translates to MFSPDQENHPSKAPVKYGELIVLGYNGSLPNGDRGRRKSRFALFKRPKANGVKPSTVHIACTPQAAKAISNKDQHSISYTLSRVQTVVVEYTHDSNTDMFQIGRSTESPIDFVVTDTVPGSQSNSETQSVQSTISRFACRIICERNPPFTARIYAAGFDSSKNIFLGEKAAKWKTPDGQMDGLTTNGVLVMHPRNGFTEDSKPGVWREISVCGNVFSLRETRSAQQRGKMVENETNQLQDGSLIDLCGATLLWRTAEGLSRTPTVKHLEALRQEINAARPQCPVGFNTLAFPSMKRKDVVDEKQPWVYLNCGHVHGYHNWGNKEERDGKDRECPMCRSVGPYVPLWLGCEAGFYVDAGPPTHAFSPCGHVCSEKTTAYWSQIPLPHGTHTFHAACPFCAHQLSGEQGYIRLIFQGPLD; encoded by the exons ATATAATGGCTCCCTGCCAAATGGAgatagaggaagaagaaaaagcaggtttGCTTTATTTAAAAGACCTAAAGCAAATGGGGTGAAACCTAGTACAGTGCATATTGCCTGTACACCTCAGGCAGCAAAG GCAATAAGCAACAAGGACCAGCACAGCATATCTTATACTTTGTCTCGAGTTCAAACAGTGGTGGTGGAGTATACACACGACAGCAACACAGATATGTTTCAG ATTGGCAGATCGACAGAAAGTCCTATAGATTTTGTAGTGACAGATACTGTTCCTGGAAGCCAGAGCAATTCAGAGACTCAGTCCGTTCAGAGTACCATCTCAAGGTTTGCCTGCAGGATAATATGTGAACGGAATCCTCCTTTCACGGCAAGGATATATGCTGCCGGCTTTGATTCCTCCAAAAATATTTTCCTAGGG GAAAAAGCTGCCAAGTGGAAAACACCTGATGGACAAATGGATGGGCTAACCACAAATGGAGTCCTTGTTATGCATCCACGGAATGGGTTCACTGAGGACTCCAAGCCAGGGGTGTGGAGGGAGATATCTGTATGTGGGAACGTGTTCAGTCTTCGCGAAACAAGATCTGCTCAGCAGAGGGGCAAAATG GTTGAAAATGAAACCAACCAACTCCAAGATGGTTCACTGATTGATCTCTGTGGAGCCACACTTTTGTGGCGTACAGCAGAAGGACTTTCACGCACACCAACAGTGAAGCACCTGGAAGCTCTCAGGCAGGAAATCAACGCAGCCCGGCCTCAGTGCCCTGTGGGCTTTAACACATTAGCCTTTCCCAGTATGAAGAGGAAAGATGTTGTCGATGAAAAACAACCCTGGGTTTATCTGAACTGTGGCCATGTGCACGGATACCATAACTGGGGGAATAAAGAAGAGAGAGATGGCAAGGATCGGGAATGTCCAATGTGCCGGTCTGTTGGTCCATATGTGCCTCTCTGGCTTGGATGTGAGGCTGGATTTTATGTGGATGCAGGGCCTCCAACTCACGCATTCAGCCCATGTGGACACGTGTGCTCAGAAAAGACAACTGCCTACTGGTCCCAAATCCCTCTTCCTCACGGTACCCATACTTTTCATGCAGCATGCCCATTCTGTGCACATCAGCTTTCTGGTGAACAAGGCTACATAAGACTTATTTTCCAAGGACCTCTTGATTAA